In Longimicrobium sp., one genomic interval encodes:
- a CDS encoding HD domain-containing protein has product MTEDRLSRQLAFVVEVDRLKGVLRQTSLIDGSRRENSAEHSWHLAMAALALAEHAPAGTDLLRAIRMVLVHDIVEIDAGDTFCYDDGAHMDKEARETRAAERIFGLLPPDQADETRALWDEFEAGETPDARFAVALDRLQPLLVNFNSDGGTWKLHGITRAQILRRMAPIEEGAPGVWPWVVRTIDEACERGYVV; this is encoded by the coding sequence GTGACGGAGGACCGCCTCTCGCGCCAGCTCGCCTTCGTCGTAGAGGTGGACCGCCTCAAGGGGGTCCTCCGCCAGACCTCGCTGATCGACGGCTCGCGGCGCGAGAACAGCGCGGAGCACTCTTGGCACCTGGCGATGGCAGCCCTCGCCCTGGCCGAGCACGCCCCCGCCGGCACCGACCTCCTGCGCGCCATCCGCATGGTGCTGGTGCACGACATCGTGGAGATAGACGCGGGCGACACCTTTTGCTACGACGACGGCGCGCACATGGACAAGGAGGCGCGCGAGACGCGCGCCGCCGAGCGCATCTTCGGCCTGCTTCCTCCCGACCAAGCGGACGAGACGCGCGCCCTGTGGGACGAGTTCGAGGCGGGCGAGACCCCCGATGCCCGCTTCGCCGTCGCGCTGGACCGCCTGCAGCCGCTCCTGGTGAACTTCAACAGCGACGGCGGCACCTGGAAGCTGCACGGCATCACCCGCGCGCAGATCCTCCGCCGCATGGCGCCCATCGAGGAGGGCGCGCCCGGCGTGTGGCCGTGGGTGGTGCGGACGATCGACGAGGCGTGCGAGCGAGGATACGTAGTTTGA
- a CDS encoding acyl-CoA thioesterase, with product MPENEESTPAGKTPRESASTLSESMMPDQLNHHGNVFGGEILALVDKAGGVVARRHARLPVVTVMVDRVEFREPVYANDFVEAHGRLIRVGRTSMEVMVTVEAEQIETGKRRTTNRCFLTYVALDMLNGKPAPVPPLILETDEDHRLHEMAERRRARREAEAADEGIEL from the coding sequence ATGCCCGAAAACGAAGAGAGTACACCCGCCGGAAAGACGCCGCGCGAGTCGGCGTCGACGCTCTCGGAGAGCATGATGCCGGACCAGCTCAACCACCATGGCAACGTCTTCGGCGGGGAGATCCTGGCGCTGGTGGACAAGGCGGGGGGCGTGGTGGCGCGCCGGCACGCGCGCCTCCCCGTGGTGACGGTGATGGTGGACCGCGTGGAGTTCCGCGAGCCGGTGTACGCCAACGACTTCGTGGAGGCGCACGGGCGGCTGATCCGCGTGGGGCGCACCTCGATGGAGGTGATGGTGACCGTGGAGGCGGAGCAGATCGAGACGGGGAAGCGGCGCACCACCAACCGCTGCTTTCTCACCTACGTCGCGCTGGACATGCTCAACGGCAAGCCCGCCCCCGTGCCGCCGCTGATCCTGGAGACGGACGAGGACCACCGCCTCCACGAGATGGCGGAGCGCCGCCGCGCCCGCCGCGAGGCCGAGGCCGCGGACGAGGGAATCGAGCTGTGA
- a CDS encoding TerC family protein, with the protein MVHSVWPWVGFLVFVLVMLAIDLGVFNRTAHVVAPKEAARWSGITVILAMIFASGIAWGWLPVGVSGKAKALEFVTGYLIELALSVDNIFVFVLLFSYFKVPPKYQHRVLFWGVLGALVMRGAMIGAGALLIERFHWIIYVFGAFLVFTGIRMATQDELDIEPESNPALKLMRRFFPVSPVYHGQSFFVREEVGGRMRHVATPLFVVLVLVETTDLIFAVDSIPAIFAVTRDPFLVFTSNVFAILCLRSLYFLLAGVIDKFHLLKLGLSIVLVFIGAKMLLSGYYHIPIGVSLGVVAGVLGLSVVGSLAFPQVLDENCAVTHDPLDESDDPKRPVLHDDRNENMIADEEETQAPSPRPPPAGAQGG; encoded by the coding sequence TTGGTACATTCCGTATGGCCGTGGGTAGGCTTCCTGGTCTTCGTTCTGGTGATGCTCGCCATCGACCTGGGCGTCTTCAACCGCACGGCCCACGTGGTGGCGCCGAAGGAGGCGGCGCGCTGGAGCGGGATCACGGTGATCCTGGCGATGATCTTCGCCAGCGGGATCGCGTGGGGATGGCTCCCCGTGGGCGTGTCAGGAAAGGCGAAGGCGCTGGAGTTCGTAACGGGATACCTGATCGAGCTGGCCCTTTCCGTCGACAACATCTTCGTATTCGTACTCCTCTTCTCGTACTTCAAGGTCCCGCCCAAGTACCAGCACCGCGTGCTGTTCTGGGGCGTGCTGGGCGCGCTGGTGATGCGCGGCGCTATGATCGGCGCCGGCGCGCTCCTCATCGAGCGCTTCCACTGGATCATCTACGTCTTCGGTGCCTTCCTGGTGTTCACCGGCATCCGCATGGCCACGCAGGACGAGCTGGACATCGAGCCGGAGTCCAACCCCGCGCTCAAGCTGATGCGCCGCTTCTTCCCGGTGTCGCCGGTGTACCACGGGCAGAGCTTCTTCGTGCGCGAGGAGGTGGGCGGCAGGATGAGGCACGTGGCGACGCCGCTCTTCGTGGTGCTGGTGCTGGTGGAGACCACCGACCTGATCTTCGCCGTGGACTCCATCCCGGCGATCTTCGCCGTCACCCGCGACCCGTTCCTGGTCTTCACCTCCAACGTCTTCGCCATCCTCTGCCTGCGGTCGCTGTACTTCCTGCTGGCGGGGGTGATCGACAAGTTCCATCTGCTCAAGCTGGGGCTGTCGATCGTGCTGGTGTTCATCGGGGCAAAGATGCTGCTCTCGGGCTACTACCACATCCCGATCGGCGTGTCGCTGGGGGTGGTGGCGGGGGTGCTGGGGCTGTCGGTGGTGGGCTCGCTGGCCTTTCCGCAGGTGCTGGACGAGAACTGCGCGGTCACCCACGACCCGCTGGACGAGTCCGACGACCCCAAGCGCCCGGTCCTCCACGACGACCGCAACGAGAACATGATCGCGGACGAGGAGGAGACGCAGG